The genome window GACCTGCGCGCGCAGCTTTTCGGGCACATCCAGGCGCTGTCGTTCGAGTTCTTCGACGGGCGCCCGGCCGGCAAGGTCCTGGTTCGCGTGATCAACGACGTCAACGCGCTCAACGACCTGATGTCGAACGGCGTGGTGAACACGCTGGGCGACGCGTTCACGCTGCTCGGCATCCTCGGCATGCTGTTCTACCTGGAGCCGCGGCTGGCGCTCGTCTCGGTGGTCGTCGTCCCCGTGATGTTTCTCATCTCCACGCGCCTGCGCGTCCGCATCCGCCGCGCCTGGCAGACGGTGCGCATGCGCATCGCGACGATCAACGCCCACCTCAACGAAGCGCTGCAGGGCATGCGGGTCACCCAGGCCTTCACGCAGGAGCGGGAGAACCAGATCTTTTTCGGCAACCTGAACTTCGCAAATTACCGGTCGTACATGCGCGCCGTCCACCAGAACTCGCAGTTCGGGCCGCTCGTGGAGCTGACGGGCGCGGTGGGCACGGCGGCGGTGTTCATCTACGGGGTCATGCTGTGGCGTCAGGGCGCGATCTCCCTCGGCAACCTGGTGGCGTTCGTCAACTACACGGGCAACTTTTGGGAACCCATCTCCCGCATCGGCCAGGTGTACAGCACCCTGCTGGTGGCCATGGCCTCGTCGGAGCGGATCTTCGAGATCCTCGACACGCCGGCGAAGGTGACGAACCGGCCGGGCGCCGTCACGGTCGAGCGCCTGGAGGGGCGCGTCACGTTCGAGCACGTGCACTTCGCGTATGAGAAGGACCGCGGAGAAGCGCTTCGCGACGTCAACTTCGACGTCCAGCCCGGGCAGACGGTCGCGCTCGTGGGGCACACGGGCGCCGGCAAGACGTCGATCGTCAACCTCATCGCGCGCTTCTACGACGTGACGTCCGGCCGGGTGCTGATCGACGGCCGCGACGTGCGGGAGTACGACCTCGCCTCCCTGCGGCGCAACATCGCGTTCGTGCTGCAGGACACGTTCGTCTTCGCGGGCACCATCCGCGACAACATCCGCTACGGGCGCCTGGACGCCACGGACGAGGAGGTGGAGGCGGCCGCGCGCGCGGTGCACGCGCACGAGTTCATCATGCGGCTGCCTCAGGGATACGACACGGAAGTCCGCGAGCGCGGCAGCCGCCTTTCCGCGGGGGAGCGCCAGCTGCTCTCCTTCGCGCGGGCCATCCTCGCGGACCCGAGGATCCTGATCCTGGACGAGGCCACCTCCGCCATCGACACGCAGACGGAGCTGCTCATCCAGGACGCGCTGGCCCGCCTGTTGAAAGGGCGGACGTCCTTCGTGGTCGCGCACCGCCTCTCGACGATCCGTCGCGCCGACCTCATCCTGGTCCTCGACCACGGCCGCATCGTCGAGCGGGGCGACCACGCCACGCTCGTGGCGAAGCGAGGCGTCTATCACCGCCTGCTGGAGTCGCAGTACCGCTTCCTGCTACACTAATGGCCATGAACCTGAATCCGCACGAAGACGTCGCCGAGATCCTCGTCACCGCAGAGCAGATCGCCCGGCGCACGGAAGAGCTGGCCCGCACCCTGGAGCGGGACTACCGCGGCCGGCCCATCAAGATGGTCTGCATCCTGAAGGGCGCCGTGCCCTTCGCGGCGGATCTCATGCGCGCCATGAACCACCCGGTGGCCATCGACTTCATGGCCGTCTCCAGCTACGGCGCGTCGACGAAGTCCTCCGGCGTGGTCCGCCTCTTGAACGACCTCGACGAGAGCATCGAGGACCAGGATGTCCTCATCGTGGAGGACATCGTCGACACCGGCCTCACGCTGAAGTACCTGCGGGAGAACCTGAGCGCGCGCGGCCCGAGGAGCCTCAAGGTTGCCGTCCTGCTGGACAAGCGGGAGCGGCGCCTCGTCGACGTGGACGTGGAGTACGTCGGCTTCCGCATTCCGGACCGTTTCGTGGTGGGCTACGGGCTCGACTACGCCGGCTTCTACCGCAACCTGCCGTACGTGGGCGTGCTGAAGCCGTCCGTCTACGAGGAGGCCCGATGAACGGCCCACGCGCCACGCCGCACGCGGACGTCCAGGAGATCCTCTTCGACGAAGCCACCATCGCGCGCCGCGTGCGGGAAATCGCGGAGGCGATCAACGCGGTCCAGGCCGGGCGCGAGCTCACCGTGGTCGGCGTGCTGACCGGCGCCTGCGCCTTCACGGCCGATCTCATCCGTTGCCTGGACATGCCGCTGTTCCTCGACTTCATCGCCGTCTCCAGCTACGGCCAGGCGACGACGACGAGCGGCGTCGTGCGCCTCAACAAGGACCTCGACATCCCGCTCGAAGGCCGCGACGTGCTCGTCGTCGAGGACATCGTCGACACCGGCCTGACGCTGCAGTACCTGCGCGAGAACCTGCTGGCGCGGCGGCCGCGCTCGCTGCGCATCGCGGTGCTCCTGGACAAGGCGAGCCGCCGGCAGGTGCCGGTGCCGGTCGACTACGTGGGCTTCGAGATCCCGGACGTGTTCGTCGTGGGCTACGGCATCGACTACGCCGGCCGCTACCGCAACCTTCCGTACGTCGCCACGCTGAAGCCGGAGGTCTACCGATGAGCGACGCCGCCGTTCGCCACCGGAGGGTGGTCGTGCTCGACTTCGGCGCGCAGTACGCGCAGCTGATCTGCCGCCGCGTGAGGGAAGCGGGCGTGTACGCGGAGCTGTGGCCGTACGACACCCCCGCCGCGCGCTGGGAAGGGTCCGACGTGGCCGCGATCATCCTGTCCGGCGGGCCGGAGAGCGTGTACGCGGAGGACGCTCCGCGCGTCGACGCGGCGGCGTTTGTCGGCCGGCCCGTGCTGGGCATCTGCTACGGCATGCAGCTCCTGGCCCATGTCCTGGGCGGCGAGGTCGTGCCGGCCGGGGCAGGCGAATACGGCCACGCGCGCCTGGCGGTGGAAGAACCGCTGGATCTCTTCGCCGGACTCCCCGCCCGCATGGACGTGTGGATGAGCCACGGCGACCACGTGGTCCAGCCGCCGCCCGGGTTCCGCGTCCTGGCGCGGTCGGACGCCGGCGTCATCGCCGCGATCGGAGACCCCGAACGGCGTTGGTACGGCGTCCAGTTCCACCCGGAAGTGACCCACACGCCGGGCGGGACCGCCCTGATCCGCAACTTCCTGTTCCGCATCGCGGGCCTGCGCCCGGAGTGGACGCCGGCGGCGTTCGTCGACGAGGCCGTCGCCCGCATCCGGCAGCAGGTGGGGGACGGCCGGGCCATCGCCGCGCTGTCCGGCGGCGTCGACTCCATGGTGGCTGCGGCGCTCGTTCACCGCGCCATCGGCGACCGGCTCACCGCCGTGTTCGTCGACCACGGGCTGCTTCGTCTGGGAGAGGCGGAAGAGGTGCGGAACCTCGTCGGCACCACCCTCGGCATCCCGCTCAGGGTCGTCGACGCGCGGGACCGGTTCCTCGCCGAACTGCGGGGGGTCACCGATCCGGAAGAGAAGCGGCGGCGAATCGGGCGGACGTTCATCGACGTCTTCGAGGAGACGACGGCGCAACTGGGCGGCGCGGATTTCCTCGTTCAGGGCACGCTGTACCCCGACGTCATCGAAAGCGGGCGCGGCGCGGCTCACGTCATCAAGACCCACCACAACGTGGGCGGGCTCCCGGAGCGGATGCGCCTGCGCCTGGTCGAGCCTCTGCGGGACCTCTTCAAGGACGAGGTGCGGGCCGTCGGCCGCCAGCTGGGGTTGCCGGAGACGGCGGTCATGCGCCAGCCGTTTCCGGGACCCGGGCTTGCCGTGCGCGTCGTGGGCGAGGTCACGCGCGAGCGTCTTGAGATGCTGCGCGCGGCCGACGCCATCGTGCGCGAGGAGCTTGAGCGGGCCGGGCTGGCCCGCGACCTGTGGCAGTATTTCGCCGTGCTCACGGGCACGCACACTGTCGGCGTCAAGGGCGACCGCCGCGCATACGGCGAGACCGTCGCGGTGCGCGCCGTGACCAGCCAGGACGCGATGACGGCCGACTGGGCCGAGCTGCCGTATCCCGTCCTCAAACGCCTCGCCGATCGCATCGCGGCCGAGGTGCCGGGGTGCACGCGCGTGGTGTACGACATCACCTCCAAGCCGCCGGGCACCATCGAGTGGGAGTGACGTCGCCCGGGCGACGCCTGCGCATAGCCTTGCCGCGGACGTGACACACTGCCGCTTACGGAGGTCGTGCTCATGCGTCCCTGGCGCGTCCGCGCGGCGCTCGTCGTGGCGTTGATGGCCGCCCTGACGCCGGCCTGCTCGTCGGCGGGAGGCGGCCAGGCGCGCCAGTCGCCCGGCTCCGACCGCATGGAGATCCGGTCCATCGTCAAGGACGAACTGCAATCGGCGGAGGTCAAGGCGGAGATCCAGAACGTCGTGCGGCAGCAGGCGGTCGCGCCGGAGATTCAACGCACGCTGACCACGCCGGAGAGCCAGAAGCTCATCCTGGACCAGATGAAAAAGATCATGGAGTCCCCCGAATTCCAGAAGACGTTGGAGAAGCAGATGGAGACGCTGCTTCAGTCCACCCGAATGCAGAGCGCCATCTTGCAGACCGTGAAGACGGCCCTGATGCAGCTGGCGTCCGGCGGCGGCGGAGCCGCCGGAGGAGGCGGCGGGGGCTCGTCCGGAGCGGGCGGCACCGGCGGGGGCTCGTCCGGAGCGGGCGGAACCGGCGGGGGCGGTTGACGCGAACCCCGCGGCCCTGTTGGACGGAACGACGCCGAAATGACAATGGGGCCTTCGTCCCTGAGCTATAGGACGGAGGCCCCGTTTTTTCGTTGAATTGTCGTATGATGTCGAACGATTGTTGTCGTTTATGTCGTTAAATCTGAAGAGATTTGACCAATGGTGTCGAACAGAATGAAGCGGAAGGCCAATCGGCCTTCCGGGCGAGCCGGTCGAGGCCACGAGCCCGCGAGGTCGGCTTTCAAAAAAAGGAAGCCGCTTCGACTCCGCGAATAGGAGGGAGGTGCGCGACATGAACAAGGCTTTCCGGATCACGCTCCTTCTCGCCGCTCTGTTCGCGCTCGTGTTCGGCGCCAGCGCCTACGGGCCGAACTGGCCGTGGGACTTCTAAGCGAGGAATAGACGGTGACACCGCTCACATCCCATCTCAAGCGGTACTTCACGCTTGTGGCCTTGGCCGGCCTCGCCGCCTTCGTGCACTGCCTGGTTGCGCAGCCTTACGTATCCATGCCACTCGTGGCCGGCGCCGCCGCGGTCTACGTCCTGGCGGAGGCGACGCAACTGGTTCTCCCCTCAGGGGCCGGCTTCTCCAGTTCCGTCGTGCCGGTCATCGCATTCCTTTGGACGTTCGGACCGGCGAACGCCCTTTCTGCGCTCGTCCTTGGGGCTCTCGCCGCGTCGGTGGTGCGCCGGGCCAACGCGTTCGTGACGCTGTACAACGCCGCCTCGTGGTGCGTCGCCCTGTGGGCCGCGTCGTGGTTCCAGCCGCTCTCCAGGGCGGACCCGCTGCCGTACATGGTCGCGTCTTACGTGACGTTTTACGCCTGCACCTCGACGCTGCTGATCGTGGGCCTCGTTCTGTACCGGCGCCAGCCGTTCCCGGTGGTCCTCGGCCAGTACGCGCGGGAGACGTTCCTCCCGTTCGCCGGCAGCTTCGTCGCCGCCGCGCTGATGACGGCCGCCGCGATCGAATGGGGCGTCGTCGGGCTGGCCCTGGCGGCCAGCGTCATGTTCGTCTCGCAGGTCACCCTCTACCTGTATGGCCAGACGCTTCGCGGCCGCATCGTCCGCGGGCTCCTGGCGCGGTGGAAGGCACTGGCGTACGCCGGCGACCCTCGCGTGCGGTGGCAGCTCCATTACGCGACGGCCATCGGCGAGGAGCTGGGGCTGACGTCGGTGGAGCAGACGATCCTGCGCGAGGCCACGCTGCTGCACGACATCGCGATGGACAGCGTGTTGCCCGGCGTGCTGACGCGGGCCGACGCGCTCGGCCCGGAGGAACGCGCGGTCATGCGACGGCACCCCGTCGTCGGCGCGGACGCCATCGGCCGGTTCGCGGAGCTGGCGGACGTCGCCCGCGCCGTGCGGCATCACCACGAGCGTTGGGACGGCGGCGGCTACCCGGACGGGTTGGCCGGCGAGGCGATCCCCCTTGCATCGCGGATCATCGCGGTCGTCGACGCGTTTGTCGCCCTCACCCACCCGCTTCCCTATCGCGGCGCGGCGCTCGGGGCGGAAGAGGCGATGGCCGTTGTGATGGAGGAAAGCGGACGGCAGTTCTGGCCGCCGGCCGTCGAAGCGCTGCGACGCATCCTCGCCCGCGAGGCCGCGCAGAACCTGCTCGCCGCCACGGCGGAACGGGAGCAGGGGGTCAAGGCCGCGCTGGACCATCTGATGACCACAATTCGCCGCCAGCGGGCCTTCCGCCAGCGCTTCGACGGCGAGGCCTCCACGGCGACGCCGGAGCACTGGCGCGCGCTGTACGAACTGGGCCGGATGATCAACAGTTCCCTCTCCGTCACGGAGGTGGCGGACGTCACCCTCGGGGTGATGGCGAGGGTGTTCACGGGCGGCGGGCTGGTCAGCGTGCGCTCCGAGGAAGGCTGGATCGTGCGCAGCGTGCGCCGACTGCCCGCAGGCCTGATCGGGATGCCGGCCGGCCTCGACGACCCGGAGCTCGCCGCCACGTCGCGCGACGGGGCCACGCAACTGTTCGACGCCCGCCGCGCCGGGGCGTGGGCCGCTCCCTTTCTCGCCGAGGGGCTCCGCCACGTGATGGTCCTGCCGGTCCACTGGAACGAGGAGACGGTGGCGGTCATCGTGTTCGGACGCGGCCGGCCGTTCGGCGAAGCGGAGCGCGAGGTGGCGGAGATCATCGCCGCGCAGGCGGCCCTGGCGATCGGCAACGCCACGCTGTTCCAGGAGCGGGAGTGCCGCATCGCGGAGATCGAAGCGCTGCACCGCTTGACCGACGCCGTGATCGAGAACATGGGCGCGGCGCTCGCCGTCTTCGACGACGATGGGCGCCTCCGGCGCGTGAACTGCCAGGCCCGCCGCATGTGGAAAGCCCTCGGCCACCGGCTGCGGATGGAATCGGGGGCGTCCATCGAGGAACTGGGCCGGCGGCTGGGGCCCATGGCGGAAACCGCTGGCCGGCGGCTGCTCCGGGATGGCTTCCGCGAGCCGCTCGACCTCGGCGAGATCGTCCTCGCCGGTCCGAAGGACGAGCGCGTGGTGGCGGTCACGGCTGCGCCGCTGCGGGAGGACGTGCACGGCGGGGGCGGGGGGATCGTCGTCGTCCTCCAGGACGTGACCGAGCACCGCCGTCTCGAACAGGAGGTCCGCCACGCGGAACGCCTGGCGGCCGTCGGCAGCATGGCGGCCGCGGCGGCGCACGAGATTCGCAATCCGCTCACGGCCATCAAGGGCTTCCTCCAACTGCTCGAACGCGACCCCGGAGCGGCGGAACTGGCCCAACTGCTTCCCCTGGTGCTCTCGGAAGTGGGGCGGATCGAACGCCTGACCAGCGACATGCTGCTCCTCGCGCGTCCGCCGGCCGACCCGCACGTGGCCTGCGACCTCGCCGAGGAGGTGGCCGCGGTGTTGCGGCTCGTCGCGGGACAGGTCGAGAAGACCGGCGTGCAGGTGTGCCTGTCGGGCTTCGGAGGGCCGGCGCTCGTGCGCGGCGAAGCGCCACGCGTCCGGCAGGTCATGCTGAACCTGGTGCGCAACGCGCTTGAGGAGATGCCCGGTGGCGGGCGCCTGTCCCTGTGCCTGGAGGAGGACGCTGGCGAGTACGTCCTGACCGTGAGCGACACCGGGCCCGGCATTCCGGAGCGCTTCATGGACCGTCTCTTCGAGCCGTTCCAGACGGCGAAACCGCACGGCACCGGCCTGGGTCTCGCCGTGAGCGCGAGCATCGTCCACTCGCTGGGCGGGCGCATCCAGGCCGCCAACCTGCCCGAGGGCGGCGCCTGTTTCCGCGTCACCTGGCCCAAGGCGCTGTCCGGCGCCGGGCCCCGTGAAGGCGTCCAGGGCGGTATAATGTAGGGCATGGACATCGTCGCCGGGTTGAACGAGGCGCAGCGCGCGGCCGTCACGCATGGAGACGGCCCGCTTTTGATTCTGGCCGGGGCCGGGTCCGGCAAGACCAACGTCCTCACGCGGCGGATCGCGTGGCTTCTCCAGCGGGGCGTGCCGCCGGACGGCATCATCGCGCTGACCTTCACGAACAAGGCGGCGAACGAGATGAAGGAGCGCGTCCGCCGCTGGGCCGGCGCGAAGGCCGCCGATCTGTGGGTCTCCACGTTCCACTCGGCGTGCGTCCGGATCCTTCGCCCGCACGCGGAACGATTGGGCTACGGCCGCTCCTTCACCGTCGTCGACGCAGACGATCAACGCGCTCTCGTCCGCGCCTGCCTCAAGGATCTGGACCTCAGCGACAAGCGCTTCCCTCCGGGCGCCGTGCTCTCCGCCATCAGCCAGTGGAAGGCGGAGCTCGTCACGCCAGAGGAGGCCCTGCGCGGCGCCGGCGACTTCTTCCGCCACGAGGCGGCGCGCGTCTACGGCCGCTACCAGGCGCGCCTGCAGGAGGCGAACGCCGTCGACTTCGACGACCTCCTCATGCTCACCGTGCGCCTCTTCGAGCAACACCCGGACGTCGCGAGGCAATACGCGGATCGCTTCCAGCACGTGCTGGTCGACGAGTACCAGGACACGAACCGCACGCAGTACCGCATCGTGCGGGCGCTTTCCGCCATCCACCGCAACGTCTTCGTCGTGGGCGACGCCGACCAGTCGATCTACGGCTGGCGAGGGGCCGACATCCGCAACATCCTCGACTTCGAGCGCGATTTCCCCGACGCCTCCGTGATCCGGCTGGAGCAGAACTACCGCTCGACGCAGAACATCCTCGACGCCGCCAGCCGCGTCATCGCCCACAACCGCCAGCGGCGGGAAAAGCGGCTGTGGAGCGACCTGGGGCCGGGGGAGCCGGTCGCGTTCCACTGCGCCTGGGACGAGATGGCGGAAGCCGACTTCGTCGTCGGCGAGATCGAGCGGCTCGTGGCGCGGGAAGGCCGGTCGTACGCCGATTTCGCCGTGCTCTACCGGACGCATGCGCAGTCGCGCATTCTTGAGGAGGCGTGCCTGCGGCGCGGGGTGCCGTACCACATCGTCGGCGGCCTGAAGTTCTACGAGCGCAAGGAAGTCAAGGACGTGCTCGCCTACGTGCGGCTGGCCGCCAACCCGCACGACTGGCTCAGCTTTGAGCGCATCGTCAACGTGCCGCGCCGCGGCGTCGGGCCGGCCACGCTGGAGCGCATCCGCGCGGCCCGGGGTGTGCGGCCGATCTACGAGGCGCTGGAGGAAGCCGGCGCCATCCCCGGCATCCAGGCGAGGGCGGCGGCCGAACTTGCGAAGCTCGGCGCGCTGTTGCGCGACCTCGCGGAGCGCGCGTCGAAGGTGCCCGTGGCGGAACTGGTGCGGGCGGCCATCGAGGAGAGCGGTTACCGTC of Clostridia bacterium contains these proteins:
- the hpt gene encoding hypoxanthine phosphoribosyltransferase, with translation MNGPRATPHADVQEILFDEATIARRVREIAEAINAVQAGRELTVVGVLTGACAFTADLIRCLDMPLFLDFIAVSSYGQATTTSGVVRLNKDLDIPLEGRDVLVVEDIVDTGLTLQYLRENLLARRPRSLRIAVLLDKASRRQVPVPVDYVGFEIPDVFVVGYGIDYAGRYRNLPYVATLKPEVYR
- a CDS encoding ABC transporter ATP-binding protein — its product is DLRAQLFGHIQALSFEFFDGRPAGKVLVRVINDVNALNDLMSNGVVNTLGDAFTLLGILGMLFYLEPRLALVSVVVVPVMFLISTRLRVRIRRAWQTVRMRIATINAHLNEALQGMRVTQAFTQERENQIFFGNLNFANYRSYMRAVHQNSQFGPLVELTGAVGTAAVFIYGVMLWRQGAISLGNLVAFVNYTGNFWEPISRIGQVYSTLLVAMASSERIFEILDTPAKVTNRPGAVTVERLEGRVTFEHVHFAYEKDRGEALRDVNFDVQPGQTVALVGHTGAGKTSIVNLIARFYDVTSGRVLIDGRDVREYDLASLRRNIAFVLQDTFVFAGTIRDNIRYGRLDATDEEVEAAARAVHAHEFIMRLPQGYDTEVRERGSRLSAGERQLLSFARAILADPRILILDEATSAIDTQTELLIQDALARLLKGRTSFVVAHRLSTIRRADLILVLDHGRIVERGDHATLVAKRGVYHRLLESQYRFLLH
- a CDS encoding UvrD-helicase domain-containing protein, with amino-acid sequence MDIVAGLNEAQRAAVTHGDGPLLILAGAGSGKTNVLTRRIAWLLQRGVPPDGIIALTFTNKAANEMKERVRRWAGAKAADLWVSTFHSACVRILRPHAERLGYGRSFTVVDADDQRALVRACLKDLDLSDKRFPPGAVLSAISQWKAELVTPEEALRGAGDFFRHEAARVYGRYQARLQEANAVDFDDLLMLTVRLFEQHPDVARQYADRFQHVLVDEYQDTNRTQYRIVRALSAIHRNVFVVGDADQSIYGWRGADIRNILDFERDFPDASVIRLEQNYRSTQNILDAASRVIAHNRQRREKRLWSDLGPGEPVAFHCAWDEMAEADFVVGEIERLVAREGRSYADFAVLYRTHAQSRILEEACLRRGVPYHIVGGLKFYERKEVKDVLAYVRLAANPHDWLSFERIVNVPRRGVGPATLERIRAARGVRPIYEALEEAGAIPGIQARAAAELAKLGALLRDLAERASKVPVAELVRAAIEESGYRQDLLADGSPQALARVENLDELLTVAHSFVGSEPGAQLEEFLAEVALVSEADAYDPERPAVALMTLHAAKGLEFPVVFLVGMEERVFPHGRSIDEGNVEEERRLCYVGMTRARERLYLTCARRRSLFGEVQLHEPSRFLEEVGEEFLQPVAGSPALSGLAEGDAEPLDVPWLQSGPRDPVSSWRRRAGGGFPRAHAGAWGAAASRESAATAGGGGGGGAPAGAAAAAPAP
- the hpt gene encoding hypoxanthine phosphoribosyltransferase, translated to MNLNPHEDVAEILVTAEQIARRTEELARTLERDYRGRPIKMVCILKGAVPFAADLMRAMNHPVAIDFMAVSSYGASTKSSGVVRLLNDLDESIEDQDVLIVEDIVDTGLTLKYLRENLSARGPRSLKVAVLLDKRERRLVDVDVEYVGFRIPDRFVVGYGLDYAGFYRNLPYVGVLKPSVYEEAR
- a CDS encoding HD domain-containing protein, producing MTPLTSHLKRYFTLVALAGLAAFVHCLVAQPYVSMPLVAGAAAVYVLAEATQLVLPSGAGFSSSVVPVIAFLWTFGPANALSALVLGALAASVVRRANAFVTLYNAASWCVALWAASWFQPLSRADPLPYMVASYVTFYACTSTLLIVGLVLYRRQPFPVVLGQYARETFLPFAGSFVAAALMTAAAIEWGVVGLALAASVMFVSQVTLYLYGQTLRGRIVRGLLARWKALAYAGDPRVRWQLHYATAIGEELGLTSVEQTILREATLLHDIAMDSVLPGVLTRADALGPEERAVMRRHPVVGADAIGRFAELADVARAVRHHHERWDGGGYPDGLAGEAIPLASRIIAVVDAFVALTHPLPYRGAALGAEEAMAVVMEESGRQFWPPAVEALRRILAREAAQNLLAATAEREQGVKAALDHLMTTIRRQRAFRQRFDGEASTATPEHWRALYELGRMINSSLSVTEVADVTLGVMARVFTGGGLVSVRSEEGWIVRSVRRLPAGLIGMPAGLDDPELAATSRDGATQLFDARRAGAWAAPFLAEGLRHVMVLPVHWNEETVAVIVFGRGRPFGEAEREVAEIIAAQAALAIGNATLFQERECRIAEIEALHRLTDAVIENMGAALAVFDDDGRLRRVNCQARRMWKALGHRLRMESGASIEELGRRLGPMAETAGRRLLRDGFREPLDLGEIVLAGPKDERVVAVTAAPLREDVHGGGGGIVVVLQDVTEHRRLEQEVRHAERLAAVGSMAAAAAHEIRNPLTAIKGFLQLLERDPGAAELAQLLPLVLSEVGRIERLTSDMLLLARPPADPHVACDLAEEVAAVLRLVAGQVEKTGVQVCLSGFGGPALVRGEAPRVRQVMLNLVRNALEEMPGGGRLSLCLEEDAGEYVLTVSDTGPGIPERFMDRLFEPFQTAKPHGTGLGLAVSASIVHSLGGRIQAANLPEGGACFRVTWPKALSGAGPREGVQGGIM
- the guaA gene encoding glutamine-hydrolyzing GMP synthase, with product MSDAAVRHRRVVVLDFGAQYAQLICRRVREAGVYAELWPYDTPAARWEGSDVAAIILSGGPESVYAEDAPRVDAAAFVGRPVLGICYGMQLLAHVLGGEVVPAGAGEYGHARLAVEEPLDLFAGLPARMDVWMSHGDHVVQPPPGFRVLARSDAGVIAAIGDPERRWYGVQFHPEVTHTPGGTALIRNFLFRIAGLRPEWTPAAFVDEAVARIRQQVGDGRAIAALSGGVDSMVAAALVHRAIGDRLTAVFVDHGLLRLGEAEEVRNLVGTTLGIPLRVVDARDRFLAELRGVTDPEEKRRRIGRTFIDVFEETTAQLGGADFLVQGTLYPDVIESGRGAAHVIKTHHNVGGLPERMRLRLVEPLRDLFKDEVRAVGRQLGLPETAVMRQPFPGPGLAVRVVGEVTRERLEMLRAADAIVREELERAGLARDLWQYFAVLTGTHTVGVKGDRRAYGETVAVRAVTSQDAMTADWAELPYPVLKRLADRIAAEVPGCTRVVYDITSKPPGTIEWE